A stretch of the Dyella telluris genome encodes the following:
- a CDS encoding alpha/beta fold hydrolase: protein MSDLINPKRRSFLGATALGLAMAPFGFATLARAESNGPAADGAAGKQVPSGGRTSFKSIKHVKAGVLDVAYAEDGPAHGTPVLLLHGWPYDIYSFVDVAPVLAAAGYRVIIPWLRGYGETRFLSADTPRNGQQAALAQDAIDLLDALKIDKAIVAGFDWGARTADILAALWPERCKALVSVSGYLIGSQEANHAPLPPKAEQQWWYQYYFTTARGEAGYAKYTHDFARLIWETASPKWGFDDATFARSAAALDNPDQVAVAIHNYRWRLGLVEGESRFDALEKKLAAFPTIGVPTITMEGDANGAPHPDASAYAKKFTGKYEYRLITGGIGHNLPQEAPQAFAKAVIDVDHF, encoded by the coding sequence ATGTCCGACCTGATCAACCCCAAGCGCCGCAGCTTCCTTGGCGCCACCGCCCTTGGCCTGGCCATGGCACCGTTCGGCTTCGCTACGCTGGCCCGTGCCGAATCCAACGGCCCGGCCGCCGACGGCGCCGCCGGCAAGCAGGTGCCCAGCGGCGGGCGCACCTCGTTCAAGTCCATCAAACACGTGAAGGCGGGCGTGCTGGACGTGGCCTATGCCGAAGATGGCCCGGCCCACGGCACACCCGTGCTGCTGCTGCACGGCTGGCCGTATGACATCTACAGCTTCGTGGATGTGGCCCCCGTCCTGGCGGCCGCCGGCTACCGCGTGATCATTCCCTGGCTGCGCGGCTACGGCGAGACGCGCTTCCTCTCCGCCGACACCCCGCGCAACGGCCAGCAGGCAGCACTGGCGCAGGACGCCATCGACCTGCTCGATGCACTGAAGATCGACAAGGCCATCGTCGCCGGCTTCGACTGGGGTGCACGCACGGCCGACATCCTGGCCGCGCTGTGGCCGGAACGCTGCAAGGCGCTGGTGTCGGTCAGCGGCTACCTTATCGGCAGCCAGGAGGCCAACCATGCCCCGCTGCCGCCCAAGGCCGAGCAGCAGTGGTGGTACCAGTACTACTTCACCACCGCGCGCGGCGAAGCCGGCTACGCCAAGTACACGCACGACTTCGCGCGCCTGATCTGGGAAACGGCCTCGCCGAAGTGGGGCTTTGACGACGCCACCTTCGCCCGTTCCGCCGCCGCGCTGGACAACCCCGACCAGGTCGCCGTGGCCATCCACAACTACCGCTGGCGCCTGGGCCTGGTCGAGGGCGAGTCGCGCTTCGACGCGCTGGAGAAGAAGCTCGCCGCCTTCCCCACCATCGGCGTACCCACCATCACCATGGAAGGCGACGCCAACGGTGCCCCCCACCCGGATGCCAGCGCCTACGCCAAGAAGTTCACCGGCAAGTACGAGTACCGCCTGATCACTGGCGGCATCGGACACAACTTGCCGCAGGAAGCACCACAGGCCTTCGCCAAGGCCGTGATCGACGTCGACCACTTTTGA
- a CDS encoding phosphate acetyltransferase: protein MDARHAKYQRLIDRCQSMPPTPTAVAHPCDGSSLQGAMEAARLGLIAPILVGPLDRIRAAAADSGIDLSGVDMVDAPYSTASAAAAVALVREGKAEALMKGSLHTDELMGAVVKRETGLRTARRVSHCFVMDVPGHEDALIISDAAVNIAPTLEEKVDILQNAIDLAHALGVPEVRAAILSAMETVNPKVPSTVEAAALCKMVDRHQITGAIVDGPLALDNAINLEAAKIKKIESPVAGRANILLVPDLEAGNMLAKSLTFLAGADAAGIVLGARVPIILTSRADSVMSRLASCAIASMVAAARREGGKILG from the coding sequence ATGGATGCACGCCACGCGAAGTACCAGCGACTCATCGATCGTTGCCAGAGCATGCCGCCTACGCCTACTGCCGTGGCGCATCCTTGTGACGGATCGTCTCTGCAGGGAGCGATGGAAGCGGCACGGCTCGGCCTGATCGCGCCCATCCTGGTCGGTCCGCTGGACCGGATCAGGGCGGCTGCCGCCGACAGCGGCATCGACCTTTCAGGTGTCGACATGGTCGACGCACCGTACAGCACCGCCTCGGCAGCGGCAGCGGTGGCCCTGGTACGTGAAGGCAAGGCCGAAGCGCTGATGAAGGGAAGCCTGCATACCGATGAACTGATGGGCGCGGTGGTGAAGCGCGAGACGGGGTTGCGCACCGCTCGCCGGGTCAGTCACTGCTTCGTGATGGACGTGCCGGGGCATGAAGACGCGCTGATCATCAGCGATGCCGCGGTCAACATTGCGCCCACGCTGGAGGAGAAGGTGGACATCCTGCAGAACGCCATCGACCTCGCCCACGCCCTGGGCGTGCCCGAGGTGCGGGCGGCCATTCTCTCGGCGATGGAAACCGTCAATCCGAAAGTACCCTCCACGGTGGAAGCGGCGGCCTTGTGCAAGATGGTGGATCGCCATCAGATCACGGGCGCGATCGTCGATGGTCCGCTCGCGCTGGACAATGCCATCAATCTTGAAGCGGCAAAGATCAAGAAGATCGAGTCGCCGGTGGCTGGGCGCGCGAACATTCTTCTGGTGCCGGACCTGGAAGCCGGCAACATGTTGGCCAAGAGCCTTACCTTTCTGGCCGGAGCCGACGCGGCGGGCATTGTGCTGGGTGCGCGCGTGCCCATCATCCTCACCAGCCGCGCTGATTCCGTCATGAGCAGGCTCGCGTCCTGTGCGATAGCGAGCATGGTCGCCGCGGCCCGCCGTGAGGGCGGGAAGATCCTGGGGTAA
- the pflA gene encoding pyruvate formate-lyase-activating protein: protein MTEPRVGSRYELKVDEEGAHESAVAHDYFAVHPGDVEEVADEGDLLGYVHSYEVGSTVDGPGIRFVAFLSGCLLRCQYCHNPDTWHKRNGYPVTVSRAMGEISKYAHVLKTCRGGITLSGGEPMVQRPFVLRLFRRCKELGLHTCMDTSGRLGDRFTDQDLMDIDLHLLDIKSGDPEIYQKVTRQPLQPTLDYAYRLSALGRPLWVRYVLVPGLTDSYDNVEKVADICAQLTSLERVEVLRFHQMGSDKWKELGLDYTLKDCEAPDAALTERVRGQFRSRGLTVY from the coding sequence ATGACCGAGCCACGAGTCGGCAGCCGCTATGAGCTCAAGGTGGACGAGGAGGGCGCCCACGAATCGGCCGTGGCGCACGACTACTTCGCCGTGCACCCGGGCGACGTGGAGGAGGTCGCGGACGAGGGCGACCTCCTGGGTTACGTGCATTCGTATGAGGTGGGAAGCACCGTGGACGGGCCGGGTATCCGCTTCGTGGCATTTCTCAGCGGTTGCCTGTTGCGCTGCCAGTACTGTCACAACCCCGACACCTGGCACAAGCGCAACGGGTATCCCGTGACGGTGTCGCGCGCCATGGGCGAGATATCCAAGTATGCCCACGTGCTCAAGACCTGCCGCGGGGGCATCACGCTCTCGGGTGGCGAGCCCATGGTCCAGCGGCCATTCGTGCTGCGCCTTTTTCGCCGCTGCAAGGAGCTTGGCCTGCACACCTGCATGGACACCTCGGGGCGACTGGGCGATCGCTTCACCGACCAGGATCTGATGGATATCGACCTGCATCTGCTGGACATCAAATCAGGCGACCCGGAGATCTACCAGAAGGTGACCCGGCAACCACTGCAACCCACGCTCGACTATGCCTATCGCCTTTCGGCGCTGGGTCGTCCCCTGTGGGTTCGCTACGTGCTGGTGCCCGGCCTGACGGACAGCTATGACAACGTGGAAAAAGTCGCGGATATCTGCGCGCAGCTGACGTCTCTTGAACGCGTGGAGGTACTGCGCTTTCACCAGATGGGCAGCGACAAGTGGAAGGAACTGGGACTCGACTACACCTTGAAGGACTGCGAAGCCCCGGATGCGGCGTTGACAGAACGCGTGCGCGGGCAGTTTCGCAGCAGGGGTCTGACCGTCTACTGA
- a CDS encoding peroxiredoxin: MNKRLMGSLATAALGVGMMLASPAFAAISQGATAPAFTAQASHDGKSSTVSLADALKKGPVIVYFFPSAYTGGCDIEAHAFATEAAKFAAAGATIIGVSADSIDRLNKFSADPSYCAGKFPVASDPDGKIAKQFDVKMSAAEPGAKDVQGEAIEHGFISRVTFVIGKDGKVAAVFSSEADHLHPQEHVSKSLAVVQQLQAGKAP, encoded by the coding sequence ATGAACAAGCGCCTCATGGGTTCCCTGGCCACCGCCGCACTCGGCGTCGGCATGATGCTCGCCTCGCCCGCCTTTGCCGCGATCAGCCAGGGTGCAACCGCTCCCGCCTTCACCGCCCAGGCCAGCCACGACGGCAAGAGCTCCACCGTCTCCCTGGCGGATGCGCTCAAGAAGGGCCCGGTCATCGTGTACTTCTTCCCCTCGGCCTATACCGGCGGCTGCGACATCGAGGCACACGCCTTCGCCACCGAGGCGGCGAAATTCGCCGCTGCCGGGGCCACCATCATCGGCGTCTCCGCCGACTCCATCGACCGGCTCAACAAGTTCTCGGCCGACCCGAGCTACTGCGCCGGCAAGTTCCCGGTGGCTTCCGACCCGGACGGCAAGATCGCCAAGCAGTTCGACGTGAAAATGTCTGCCGCCGAACCCGGCGCCAAGGACGTGCAGGGTGAAGCCATCGAACACGGCTTCATCTCCCGCGTGACCTTCGTGATCGGCAAGGACGGCAAGGTGGCGGCGGTGTTCTCTTCCGAAGCCGACCACCTGCACCCGCAGGAGCATGTGAGCAAGTCGCTCGCCGTGGTGCAGCAGTTGCAGGCGGGCAAGGCGCCCTGA
- a CDS encoding zinc-dependent alcohol dehydrogenase family protein: MNAVPSMQAALLTQHDDAFQVANVPRPVPGRGQVLVRVGASAVNPLDLKIRAGKAGHAAQPLPAILGIDMAGVVESVGPGVSDFRPGDEVYGMTGGVGGVPGSLAQYQAADARLLAPRPSGIGVPEAAAMPLVYITAWEGLVDRAQVKAGQTVLVQGAGGVGHAVIQLARAFGATVFAVDGASKAEQIRGWGAAPIDRDTPVEQYVAEHTGGRGFDLVYDTVGGSGIDASFNAVKRFGHVVSALGWGTHALAPLSFRAGTYSGVFTLLPLLTGEGREHHGHILRNVARLADEGKITPFVDPRRFDLASVADAYALIERREARGKVVVEVAP, from the coding sequence ATGAATGCTGTTCCGTCGATGCAGGCTGCCTTGCTCACCCAACACGATGACGCCTTCCAGGTGGCCAACGTGCCGCGTCCCGTGCCGGGGCGCGGGCAGGTACTGGTGCGCGTGGGGGCGAGCGCGGTCAATCCGCTCGACCTGAAGATTCGCGCCGGCAAGGCCGGTCACGCGGCGCAGCCGTTGCCGGCCATCCTCGGCATCGACATGGCCGGCGTGGTGGAAAGTGTCGGGCCGGGCGTTTCCGACTTCCGCCCCGGTGACGAGGTGTACGGCATGACCGGTGGCGTCGGTGGCGTGCCCGGTTCGCTGGCCCAATACCAGGCGGCGGACGCGCGCCTGCTCGCGCCACGCCCATCCGGTATCGGCGTGCCCGAGGCAGCGGCGATGCCGCTGGTGTACATCACGGCATGGGAAGGCCTGGTCGATCGCGCCCAGGTGAAGGCCGGGCAGACCGTGCTGGTGCAGGGTGCCGGCGGCGTGGGCCATGCCGTGATCCAGCTGGCGCGCGCTTTTGGCGCCACGGTTTTCGCGGTGGACGGCGCGTCCAAGGCGGAGCAGATCCGCGGCTGGGGCGCCGCGCCGATCGATCGCGACACGCCGGTGGAGCAGTACGTGGCCGAGCATACGGGCGGACGCGGTTTCGACCTGGTCTACGACACGGTGGGTGGCAGCGGCATCGATGCGTCGTTCAATGCGGTGAAGCGCTTTGGCCACGTGGTGAGCGCGCTGGGCTGGGGCACGCATGCGCTGGCGCCGCTGTCGTTTCGCGCCGGCACGTATTCGGGCGTGTTCACCCTGCTGCCGTTGCTGACAGGCGAAGGCCGCGAACACCATGGCCATATCCTGCGCAATGTCGCGCGGCTGGCGGATGAGGGGAAGATCACGCCGTTCGTGGACCCGCGCCGTTTCGACCTGGCCTCCGTGGCCGATGCCTACGCCCTGATCGAGCGGCGGGAAGCGCGCGGCAAGGTCGTCGTGGAAGTGGCACCCTGA
- a CDS encoding aspartate:alanine exchanger family transporter produces the protein MDVIKTLLEQQPMMALFLTIAIGYLVGEINIKGFSLGVGAVLFVALAMGWFAPKSVPAPMVGTLGLALFLYTVGVQYGKQFFAGLTSAAGRRANLMALIGVALAGVVSILFTKMLDVKLGYSLGLFAGSGTSTPTLQAAIATLGNDDPAVGYSVSYPFGVAGPILFLYFAFMALKPKIQPSAPAGLQFLEIVVRNEAALGRTIGEIAAKLPASVQIVALRTAHRSQAASPERVVAENDVVFVVSPDQEALQQASSYLGETAPGQILSDRSHIDYVRIFASRPAVVGRTLSELELPGEAANIVVQVRRGDADITPRPDLVLEFGDRVGVLASRADFAALRKYFGDSIKATAEFSYISIGIGMAIGFLLGAIPFPLPGIGKLAIGLCGVLIVALVLGRQRRTAGLSWTIPLSASLVLRNLGLTLFLAQVGMSSGPKFAATVTQTGLEMLGLGAIVLMVLVLPILIMGLWMYKMPFDEVAGIVAGACGNPAILAYANKLTPTDRPDLGYAMIFPGMTIVKILFVNIVPAFFS, from the coding sequence GTGGATGTCATCAAGACGCTGCTTGAGCAGCAACCCATGATGGCGCTGTTCCTCACGATCGCCATTGGCTATCTCGTCGGCGAAATCAACATCAAGGGCTTCTCCCTTGGCGTGGGAGCCGTGCTTTTCGTGGCGCTCGCCATGGGCTGGTTCGCGCCCAAGTCCGTGCCGGCACCCATGGTCGGTACGCTGGGTCTCGCGCTTTTCCTGTACACGGTAGGCGTGCAATACGGGAAGCAGTTTTTCGCCGGACTGACCAGCGCCGCGGGTCGACGGGCAAACCTGATGGCCCTCATCGGCGTGGCACTCGCGGGCGTGGTCAGCATCCTGTTCACCAAGATGCTGGATGTGAAGCTGGGCTACTCGCTGGGTCTGTTCGCGGGCTCCGGCACCAGCACGCCGACGTTGCAGGCCGCGATCGCAACGTTGGGCAATGACGATCCCGCCGTCGGCTATTCGGTGTCGTATCCGTTTGGCGTCGCCGGTCCCATCCTGTTCCTGTACTTCGCCTTCATGGCGCTCAAGCCCAAGATCCAGCCCTCCGCCCCAGCCGGGCTGCAGTTTCTCGAGATCGTGGTGCGCAATGAAGCCGCCCTGGGAAGGACGATCGGGGAAATTGCCGCAAAGCTCCCTGCCAGTGTACAGATCGTCGCGCTGCGCACGGCACATCGCAGCCAGGCCGCCTCGCCCGAAAGGGTGGTCGCGGAGAACGACGTCGTCTTTGTCGTCAGCCCTGATCAGGAAGCCTTGCAGCAGGCCAGCAGTTATCTCGGGGAAACGGCGCCCGGACAAATCCTGAGCGACCGCAGCCACATCGACTACGTGCGCATCTTTGCCTCGCGCCCAGCCGTGGTCGGGCGGACCCTCAGCGAACTGGAGCTTCCCGGAGAAGCGGCCAACATCGTGGTGCAGGTGCGACGCGGCGATGCCGATATCACGCCACGGCCTGATCTCGTGCTTGAGTTTGGCGATCGCGTGGGCGTGCTGGCCAGCCGCGCTGACTTCGCGGCGCTACGGAAGTACTTTGGCGACTCCATCAAGGCAACGGCCGAATTCAGCTATATCTCCATCGGCATCGGCATGGCGATTGGCTTTCTGCTGGGTGCCATCCCGTTTCCGTTGCCGGGTATCGGCAAGCTCGCCATTGGATTGTGCGGTGTCCTCATCGTGGCACTCGTGCTTGGACGGCAACGGCGTACGGCGGGGCTCAGCTGGACCATCCCGCTGTCAGCCAGCCTGGTGCTGCGCAATCTGGGCCTGACGTTGTTCCTGGCGCAGGTGGGCATGTCCTCCGGCCCGAAATTCGCGGCCACCGTGACCCAGACCGGGCTGGAAATGCTCGGCCTTGGCGCCATTGTCCTGATGGTGCTCGTGCTTCCCATCCTCATCATGGGCTTGTGGATGTACAAGATGCCGTTCGACGAGGTGGCTGGCATCGTTGCCGGTGCGTGCGGCAATCCTGCGATTCTTGCCTATGCGAACAAGCTTACGCCCACGGACCGGCCCGACCTTGGCTACGCGATGATCTTTCCCGGCATGACCATCGTGAAGATCCTCTTCGTCAACATTGTCCCGGCGTTTTTCTCGTGA
- a CDS encoding GNAT family N-acetyltransferase codes for MQVEYREVPMLARWQHSNPHRPAPPDLGSGQIRSWECRIDSSTVGHCSGNARTGQVLGLMVEHGHEGKGIGTQLLSLVVSWLRAEQVKRLWLEAPLSPQPRARRFYQSRGWVSTGRRVGTEMEIFELRNE; via the coding sequence ATGCAAGTGGAATACCGGGAAGTTCCCATGCTGGCACGGTGGCAGCACTCCAACCCGCATCGCCCCGCACCGCCCGACCTGGGTAGCGGGCAGATCCGGAGCTGGGAGTGTCGGATCGACTCTTCCACCGTCGGGCATTGCTCCGGCAACGCGCGCACTGGCCAGGTGCTGGGCCTGATGGTTGAGCACGGCCATGAGGGCAAGGGCATCGGCACCCAGCTTCTTTCGCTGGTCGTCAGCTGGCTTCGCGCGGAGCAGGTAAAGAGGCTCTGGCTTGAAGCACCCTTGTCGCCCCAACCGCGTGCCCGCCGGTTCTATCAGTCACGCGGGTGGGTTTCCACCGGGCGCAGGGTAGGTACTGAGATGGAGATATTCGAACTTCGGAACGAATAG
- a CDS encoding cytochrome P460 family protein: protein MKTLLATTAAIGMMMAGILAATSHASEPAATPASPVYGVTLPQGYRQWELIAPALEDAPLNELRAVVGNAVAVDAYHRDSQPFPDGTVLVKLAWKRQPSAEFASATVPGAATTVQVMVKDSRKYAATGGWGFGRFVNGQPADEAQHRTCFACHEARAKGHDYVFTRYAP from the coding sequence ATGAAAACCTTGCTGGCTACCACGGCCGCCATCGGAATGATGATGGCGGGCATTCTCGCCGCGACCTCGCATGCCAGCGAGCCGGCCGCCACGCCCGCCTCGCCCGTCTACGGTGTCACCCTGCCCCAGGGTTATCGCCAGTGGGAACTCATCGCACCCGCGCTGGAGGATGCACCGCTCAACGAACTGCGCGCGGTGGTGGGCAATGCCGTCGCGGTGGATGCCTATCACCGCGACAGCCAGCCCTTCCCCGACGGCACCGTGCTGGTGAAACTCGCCTGGAAGCGCCAACCCTCCGCCGAGTTCGCCAGCGCCACCGTGCCCGGTGCAGCCACCACTGTGCAGGTAATGGTGAAGGATTCGAGGAAATACGCCGCCACCGGCGGCTGGGGCTTTGGGCGCTTCGTCAATGGCCAGCCCGCCGACGAAGCCCAGCACCGCACCTGCTTCGCCTGCCACGAGGCGCGCGCCAAAGGACACGACTATGTGTTCACGAGGTATGCGCCCTGA
- a CDS encoding acetate/propionate family kinase, whose protein sequence is MADVVLVLNAGSSSIKFSAFDGGKASLPLILRGQVEGLYTAPRSLAKDAAGAEIESKSWSDNATFGHEEAIAYLIDLLRSQRGDHRLVAVGHRIVHGGMFFDRATRIDEGVMAKLQTLTPLAPLHQPHNLKAVDIVTRIRPDLPQVACFDTAFHRTQPELAQAFALPAAITDRGVRRYGFHGLSYEYIASVLPTFDAKAARGRTVVAHLGNGSSMCAMVNGRSVASTMGFTAVEGLPMGTRCGSVDPGVILYLLAELKMDAKAIEDLIYKRSGLLGVSGLSSDMRTLLASDDARAAFAIDLFTYRIARELGSLAAASEGIDAIVFTAGIGENSPDIRQRVCERAAWLGAVIDEDANRAGSACISTPSSLVSVWSIPTNEELMIARHTQALLAEA, encoded by the coding sequence ATGGCGGATGTCGTCCTCGTCCTCAACGCCGGATCCTCCAGCATCAAGTTCAGTGCCTTTGACGGAGGCAAGGCAAGCTTGCCATTGATTCTTCGCGGACAGGTCGAAGGCCTGTATACCGCGCCGCGCTCGCTTGCCAAGGATGCCGCGGGGGCCGAGATCGAATCGAAATCGTGGAGTGACAACGCCACCTTTGGGCACGAAGAAGCCATTGCCTATCTGATCGACCTTCTGCGTTCGCAGCGGGGCGACCACCGGCTGGTCGCCGTGGGCCACCGCATCGTCCATGGGGGCATGTTTTTCGACAGGGCCACGCGGATCGACGAAGGCGTGATGGCCAAACTTCAGACGCTGACGCCACTGGCACCACTGCACCAGCCGCACAACCTCAAGGCGGTCGACATCGTCACCCGGATTCGCCCTGATCTTCCCCAGGTCGCCTGTTTCGACACAGCCTTTCATCGGACGCAACCCGAATTGGCGCAGGCCTTCGCCCTGCCCGCCGCCATTACCGATCGCGGCGTGCGCCGATACGGATTTCACGGTCTATCGTATGAATACATCGCCAGCGTCCTGCCGACGTTCGATGCGAAAGCAGCGCGGGGGCGCACGGTGGTGGCACACCTTGGCAACGGCAGCAGCATGTGCGCCATGGTGAACGGCCGCAGCGTGGCGAGCACCATGGGCTTCACGGCGGTCGAGGGTCTGCCGATGGGAACGCGTTGCGGCAGCGTCGATCCCGGCGTCATTCTCTATCTGCTTGCCGAGTTGAAGATGGACGCCAAGGCCATCGAGGATCTCATCTACAAGCGCTCGGGCCTGCTGGGCGTATCCGGCCTGTCCAGCGACATGCGTACCTTGCTGGCCAGCGACGATGCACGCGCGGCGTTCGCCATCGACCTGTTCACCTATCGCATCGCGCGTGAGCTCGGCTCGCTCGCCGCAGCCAGTGAGGGCATCGATGCCATCGTGTTTACCGCGGGCATCGGCGAAAACTCACCCGACATCCGGCAGCGTGTCTGCGAGCGCGCGGCCTGGCTGGGCGCTGTCATCGACGAGGATGCCAATCGTGCAGGCAGTGCTTGCATCAGCACGCCGTCCAGCCTTGTCTCCGTCTGGTCCATTCCGACCAACGAAGAGCTGATGATTGCCCGGCACACGCAAGCGCTTCTGGCCGAAGCGTGA
- a CDS encoding GNAT family N-acetyltransferase, translating into MQHDDFDLGTSLRILALRDGRIVHVRTIQSQDKDILDDAFQKLGSESRYSRFFGTVREVPDDILQPEAPGPHGHVVALVALSNAGAGDIMVGGARYVTSPSGENCEFAVTVADDWRGLGLARQLMQQLINTAREREVRQMEGTVLATNTGMRGLAKRLGFKDGPYPGDYSLRLVTLEL; encoded by the coding sequence ATGCAGCACGACGATTTCGACCTGGGCACGTCTCTCAGGATTCTGGCACTGCGGGATGGCCGGATAGTTCACGTGCGGACGATTCAGTCGCAGGACAAGGATATTCTTGACGACGCTTTTCAAAAACTCGGCAGTGAATCGCGCTACTCGCGCTTTTTCGGGACGGTGCGCGAGGTGCCGGACGATATCCTGCAGCCCGAGGCGCCGGGCCCCCATGGCCACGTCGTGGCGCTGGTTGCGCTCAGCAACGCGGGTGCCGGGGACATCATGGTCGGCGGTGCACGCTACGTGACCAGCCCTTCGGGAGAGAACTGCGAGTTTGCCGTCACGGTTGCCGACGACTGGCGTGGCCTCGGCCTTGCCCGTCAGCTCATGCAACAGTTGATCAACACGGCGCGCGAGCGCGAGGTTCGCCAGATGGAGGGCACCGTGTTGGCAACGAACACCGGCATGCGCGGATTGGCAAAACGACTTGGCTTCAAGGACGGTCCTTACCCGGGTGACTATTCGCTGCGGCTCGTCACGCTGGAGCTGTAA